Within the Fusobacterium sp. DD2 genome, the region GGGCTTATATTTTTCATAAGCTGGATATTGTATCTTATACCTATTAAATTTCTTCCAATGGATTTATTTAAAATAAAAGAGATAAAAATTCAGGGAAATTCAAAAATTTTATCAAGTGAATTGACAGAACTGGCTAATAGCCTTTATAATAATAACATATGGGACATTGATTTTGGGGAACTGCAAAGATACCTTGAAGAAGATGTCAGAATTAAACATGCAGATATAGAAGTAATAGCTCTGGGAAAGGTACTTATAAATATCCAAGAGAGAGATGTAGCTTACTACGCTCAATTAAAAAATAAGGTTTATCTTGTAGACAATGAGGGAGTGGTCTTTGGTTTTTTAAAGGAAAAGGATGAAAAAGACAGCTACTTTATAACTGTAAAAAATGAAGATGAGATAAAAGAGCTTTTAGATATATGTGAGAAGATAGATGATAATCTCTTAAAAAATATAGTCTCACAGGTATATATAAAAGATAAGGATTGTGTTGAGATAGTGCTCACTGATGGAACAATTATAAAGACAGATTTCCAGGTTGAGAAAGAAAAGTATAGAGTAGTTGAAAACTTGTATTATGAACTCATAAAGACCAAAAAAATAGAATATATTGACTTAAGGTTTAATGACTTTATTGTCAAAAGTTTGGGGGATAAAAATAATGGTAAGTAGAGACGGAATTGTAAAAACAGTAGTAGATGTAGGGAGCGGAAAAATAAAAGCCATTATTGGAGAACTATCTTCAAATGGTGAAACACTCAAAGTCTTGAAATATATGGAAGGACCTAGCCAAGGTATGGTAAAAGGTGAAGTGAGAGATGGAGAGGCACTTTCTAAATCTATTTTAGATGTTTTAGAAAAATTAAGGGCTGAAACTGGAGAGCCTGTAGACTCCATATCTATCGGGATAAGTGGAGAAAAGATAAGATCAAGAACAGTAAATGCTGAACTTAATCTTGATCAGGAAGAAGAGATTAATGAAGAGCATATTCAGATGCTTATAAAAAAAGCTGAAGAAAAAGTTTTCTTTGGAGATGAACAGATTTTAAAAACAGAAATCTACAATATTAGAGTAGACAACTCAGGAATAGTAAAAAATCCAATTGGAGTAACAGGATCAAAACTTCAAGGGGATGTACACCTTATATACTGTGATAAAGAGATGGTTGCAAAACTTGTAGAAACAGTAAATAGAATAGGTGTAGATGTTGAAAAAATAATACTTAATCCATACGCCTCAGCTAAGTCAACACTTGGAGAAGAGGATATGAGAATGGGAGTAGCTCTTGCTGATATAGGTGAGGGAACTACTGATATTATTCTGTATAAGAATGAAAAATTAATATATATTGAATCTATTCCATTAGGAGGAATGCATTTTAAAACTGACCTGATGTATATGTTTAAGTTTGATGATGATGAGTATGCTAAAGAGATACTTGACAAATACAGAAATGGTGAGATTTCTGAAGATGGAAAAATACACTATGGTACAGATAAAGAGATTGCAGTAGAGGACCTTAAGAATCTGATAGGTGCCAGAGTTGATGAGATCATAGAGTATATAGATGGAACAATTCAGAAATCAGGTTTCAATGGATACCTTGGAAAAGGTTTGGTGTTGACAGGTGGTGTTATAGGAGATAAGTTGATAAGTGTAGACGAACTGCTTGACAAAATCAATAAGAAAACTGGATATGTTGCTAGAAGAGTGTTGCCGCCGAATATTTTCAGTGGACTTGGAAATGTTGATTCAAGCATGGCTACAGTGATTGGTCTTTTCTACGAAGTAATGGAAGATGAAGATAGAAAGATTAAAACTGGAAGCTATACACATCAAGATATAGAAGTTAAAAATGAAAGAAAAAATCAGCCTCAGGAAGATGACTTATCAAAAATCATAGGGGAAGAATCTGTAGAGGAAGAGAAAAAAGAAAAAAAATCAGGAGTATTTGGAGCTGTAAAAAATTGGTTTTCAAACTTTATTTAAAAACCGAAAAAAGGGGGCTATAGAATGTTGATTGATCAGGATTTAGTTAAGATAAAAGTACTAGGAACAGGAGGGGCAGGAGGAAATGCCATAAATGACATGATTTCTTCTGGAGTCGGAGGTGTTGAATATATAGCTGCCAATACAGACGCACAAGACTTAGGAAAATCCCTTGCTGATGTGAGAATTCAACTAGGAGAAAAACTTACAAGAGGACTAGGAGCTGGAGCGGATCCAGAAATAGGAAGACAAGCTGCTGAAGAGGATGTAGAGAAGATAAAAGCTCTTCTTGAAGAGACAGATATGTTATTTATCACAGCAGGAATGGGTGGTGGAACTGGAACAGGTTCAGCACCAGTAATTGCAAGTGTTGCAAAAGAATTGGGAGTGTTAACTGTTGCTATAGTAACAAGACCATTCTCATTTGAAGGAAAGAAAAGAAAAAATAATGCTGATATGGGTATTGAAAAGCTAAAAAGTGCTGTAGATGCTCTAGTAATAATACCAAATGATAAACTATTTGAATTACCAGATAAAACAATAACTTTACAAAATGCATTTAAAGAAGCAAATAATATCTTAAAAATAGGTATTAAAGGTGTTGCAGATCTTATGATTGGTAACGGACTTATAAACCTTGACTTTGCTGACGTAAAAGCAACTATGTTAAATTCTGGTATTGCAGTATTAGGATTTGGAGAGGGAGAAGGAGAAAATAGAGCAATAAAAGCTACTGAAAAAGCACTTCAATCTCCACTACTTGAAAAATCAATACTAGGTGCAAGTAAAATACTTATCAACATTACAGGATCACCTGATATTACACTTATGGAAGCTCAAACTATTGCTGACATGGTTAGAGATGCAGCAGGTAAAACAGCTGATGACGTAATGTTTGGACTTGTAACTGATGAGGAATTTGGAGATAGAGTTCAAGTTACTATCATTGCAAATAACTTTGCAAATGAAGAGGAAAAAAATGAACCATTTATCAATATAGACACTGCAAAATCAGAAAAAGCAGCAAATGAAGTAAAAGAAGAAACTGAAAAGACAAATCTTGATTTACCACCTTGGGTAAGAAAAAGATAAAAAAGTCTTGAAATTCTTATGAATATATGATATATTATATTCTGACCCTGCTCAAAATCATTATGTGTTTTGGGCTAATACCATAGGGAGGAGGTTAACAAATGAAAAAATATGAATTAATGTTCATCATCAACCCAACTATACTTGAAGAAGGTAGAGATGCTGTAATCGAAAAAGTAACTGGAGTTTTAACTGCTGCA harbors:
- the ftsA gene encoding cell division protein FtsA, which translates into the protein MVSRDGIVKTVVDVGSGKIKAIIGELSSNGETLKVLKYMEGPSQGMVKGEVRDGEALSKSILDVLEKLRAETGEPVDSISIGISGEKIRSRTVNAELNLDQEEEINEEHIQMLIKKAEEKVFFGDEQILKTEIYNIRVDNSGIVKNPIGVTGSKLQGDVHLIYCDKEMVAKLVETVNRIGVDVEKIILNPYASAKSTLGEEDMRMGVALADIGEGTTDIILYKNEKLIYIESIPLGGMHFKTDLMYMFKFDDDEYAKEILDKYRNGEISEDGKIHYGTDKEIAVEDLKNLIGARVDEIIEYIDGTIQKSGFNGYLGKGLVLTGGVIGDKLISVDELLDKINKKTGYVARRVLPPNIFSGLGNVDSSMATVIGLFYEVMEDEDRKIKTGSYTHQDIEVKNERKNQPQEDDLSKIIGEESVEEEKKEKKSGVFGAVKNWFSNFI
- the ftsZ gene encoding cell division protein FtsZ, which gives rise to MLIDQDLVKIKVLGTGGAGGNAINDMISSGVGGVEYIAANTDAQDLGKSLADVRIQLGEKLTRGLGAGADPEIGRQAAEEDVEKIKALLEETDMLFITAGMGGGTGTGSAPVIASVAKELGVLTVAIVTRPFSFEGKKRKNNADMGIEKLKSAVDALVIIPNDKLFELPDKTITLQNAFKEANNILKIGIKGVADLMIGNGLINLDFADVKATMLNSGIAVLGFGEGEGENRAIKATEKALQSPLLEKSILGASKILINITGSPDITLMEAQTIADMVRDAAGKTADDVMFGLVTDEEFGDRVQVTIIANNFANEEEKNEPFINIDTAKSEKAANEVKEETEKTNLDLPPWVRKR
- a CDS encoding cell division protein FtsQ/DivIB; this translates as MKFIIKLGLIFFISWILYLIPIKFLPMDLFKIKEIKIQGNSKILSSELTELANSLYNNNIWDIDFGELQRYLEEDVRIKHADIEVIALGKVLINIQERDVAYYAQLKNKVYLVDNEGVVFGFLKEKDEKDSYFITVKNEDEIKELLDICEKIDDNLLKNIVSQVYIKDKDCVEIVLTDGTIIKTDFQVEKEKYRVVENLYYELIKTKKIEYIDLRFNDFIVKSLGDKNNGK